The Mycolicibacterium duvalii DNA window GAACCAGCGCGCCATCGAGGTGGTCTACGGTTCCGAGGTCAAGGGCCGCGGCATCGAGGAGGCCGCTCCGCTCGGGGTGTCCGCCGCCGCCGCCTCCTTCAAGGAGGGCAACCTGATCGACGGCCTGATCAGCGGTGTGCGGGTGCTGTCGGCAGGCGTCTCTCCGCGCTGACTTCCGGCGAAAGTGCAGTCACGGTAGCCGCCGGAGCGGACCGCTACCCTGGCTGCACTTTCGCGTCTGCGCGGTCAGCTCGCCGCCACGGCCTTCCTGCCGAAGTGCCGCTCCATCATCGCGGTGTCGCCGAAGGTCTGGGCCCGGACGGCCTTGCCGTCGCGGAGGGTGAAAACCTCCACGTCCTGGCTCGTCTCGCCGCCGACGGTGGCTTGGCTGATCACCACCACCGTGTCGTCGTCGCCCAGGAAGCGCAGCGGCGTGATCGACGTCATCTTCTCGCCCATTCGGGTCAGTAGGCCGGCAAGCTCTGCTTTCCCGCGGTAAGTGCCACTGACCTCGCTTTCACCCGGCTGGATCCACTCGATGTCGTCGTCGTAGAGACTCAGCACGGTCTCCATGTCGCCGCGGCTGAAGGCTTCATAACCCTGCCTGACGAGTGCGATGTTCTCTTCTTGTGTGGACATTGCGAACTTCCCTTCCTGGCGGTGGTCGTCACAGGTGTTCCATCAGCCGCGACATCCGGGCCATCTCGAGGTAGTAGGCCTCGTGGTGCAGGGGATGCGGGTGCGGCTCGGGTAGGTGCGGATGCGGGAGGTGTCCCAGCGCCCCCAACAGTCGGGTATCCGGCCAATGGTGGTGGGGCACCGCAGCAGGCGCCGAAACCTCCGTCACGGGGGTATGGCCGTGGATGAGGCGCGGAGGTGTGGTGCGCAAGTGAAACATGAGGACCTCCTGGCGTTGGGCCCGAACAGCAAGCCACCGTTCGGACACCTCGAAAGACAAGCACCGGCACCCGCCCGATACGTCATCCGAATACATGAGATTCGGAATAGACTTCTCACGTCGCACAGCGGAATACTTCGGCGCTCACATTGAGGGCGGCCCCATGGGGATACCTGATACGGGATCAAGGACCGGGCAGCGATGGTTTCGCTCGGGGAATTCTCGCGCGTAGTCTCCAGCATCTACGCCGCCGCGATCACACCAGTGCACTGGGAGGTGGCGCTCCGCGATATCCGCCGCGTGCTCGGCAGCGAACAAGCGGGCCTGTTCGTCGACGACCCGTCCTGGTCGGTGGGTAATTCCACGCTCCCGGGTGAGGCCGCAGCCAGCTATGCGCAGTACTACCACCGCTTCGACCATGTCTTCGCGGCCGTCGAGCACGGGTTGGTCGGCGACATCCGCACCGGTACCGAGCTCATGCCGTTGGTGCGCAGGTCGGAACTCCACGACTGGTTGCGTCCGCTCGGCATCGACGACGGCCTGTTCGTCCGACTCACCGATGGAGCCCGGCCGGTGTGCTTGCTGACCGGTGCCGCTCGCGGCGACGAGGCTTTCGGCACCCGGGACCGCATTCGGCTGACAGGCGAGTTGGTGGGCCATCTGCAGCAAGCGCTGCGTGCGCGGGAGCAGCTCGCGGCGCTGGCCGACCGGACCGGCGAACTGGCCGCTGCGCTGGAGGTGATTCGGCATGGGGTAGGCATCGTCGCCGCCGACCACCTGATGATCGACCATAATTCTGCTGCGGAACGAATCCTTCGCCGCGAGGACGGGCTTGCGCTGCGGTCGGGGCGCATCACCGCCACCACCGCCCACGCCGAGGAGAAGCTGCACTGCGCCCTTGCGCAGGCGCTCGGCGCGGGACTCTGTGCCGTCCGCCGTGGAACGACGCTCACCTGCGTGCGCCCCTCCGGCCGGCGGCCCTACATCGTCCACGTGTTGCCCTCGTACCGCAGCAGCGGCGAGCAGCCCAGGCGGCCAATGGCTTTGGTGCTGATCGTTGATCCCGAGGACAAACCCGTACCCCCGGCAGTGCTGTTACGCAAACTCTACGGCCTCACCAGAGCCGAAGCCGAGATTGCCATCCGGGTGACAGACGGCGCACACCTCAAAGACATCTCGCAAGAGCTGTCGATTTCGCTGCCGACGGTCCGCACTCACCTGCAACACGCATTCGACAAGACCGGCACTCACCGCCAGGCCGACCTGGTCCATCTACTCCTGGCGCTGAGCCCGTAGCCGCCGAGCGAGACCGCTACTCCGGCTGCACTTTCGGTGTCTGTGCGGTCACCTCGGCCCGGAGCCGGACGTAGCGCTCCAGGAACAGGCGTTCGTCGAGACGCTTGCGGCGCAGCCAGCCGGTGACCTCGTCGTTGCACTTGCTGGCGTTGCAGGCCACGCAGGCGGGCACGACGTTGTCGATCGTGTACCGGCCGCCGCGGGAGATCGCCATCACGCAGTCGCGCTGCAGGGTGCCCGTGGTGGAGCCGCAGTAGGCGCACCCGCCCCACGCCGTCTTGATCGTCTCCCATTGCGCGTCGGTGAGGTCGTTGACCACGGCAGCCACCCGGCGCTTACGCCGACGCGCAGCCCGCGCCCGCCGACTGTTGCTGACCGCCACGAGACCGCCCCGGCGCTACCCGAGATCGAAGCCGCGGGCCCGCAGCGAACGTTCCACCCCGGCTCGCCCTTCGACCACCAGCCTGCGCAGCGCCGGCGGCACCTCGGGGTCGGACAGGAAACGGTCGGCTGCGGCGAGCCCCTCCTCGCTGATGTCCCACGACGGGTACAGGCCGATCACGACCGTCTGGGCGACCTCGCTGGACCGTCGCTGCCACACGCCGGAGATGGCGCCGAAGTAGCGGTCCCGGAACGGGGCCAGCAGTTCGGCCTGCCCCGGCTGGACGAAGCCGCCGATGATCGCGCGGGCCGTGATGTTGGCGAGCGTGTCATCCTCGACCACCTGCAGCCAGGCCCCGTCCTTGACCGCGGCTTGGGGCCGGGCCGCCGCTGCGGCGGCCGCGTGGCGCCGACCGGCGGCCGTGCGGTCGTTGTCGGCCTCGGCGTCGATGAACGGGGTCTGCGGACCGTCGGCGTCGATCACGCCGGCGCGGGCCAGCGCGGTGACGACGCGCCAGCGCAGATCGGTGTCGATGACCAACCCGGCGAGGTTGACCGCCGCCGGCTCGTTGTCGAGCAGCGTGGACAGCACCGCGACGTGATTGGGGGAGAGCACCGACGAGCACAACGCGTTGACGAACGCGAGCTGATGATCGGAGCCCGCCTCCGATTCGCGGGCCAGATCCAGCAGCGCGTCACCGAACGCCGGCCACCCGTTTTCGGCCGCCCACTCCGGGTCGGCG harbors:
- a CDS encoding nuclear transport factor 2 family protein; protein product: MSTQEENIALVRQGYEAFSRGDMETVLSLYDDDIEWIQPGESEVSGTYRGKAELAGLLTRMGEKMTSITPLRFLGDDDTVVVISQATVGGETSQDVEVFTLRDGKAVRAQTFGDTAMMERHFGRKAVAAS
- a CDS encoding helix-turn-helix transcriptional regulator, giving the protein MVSLGEFSRVVSSIYAAAITPVHWEVALRDIRRVLGSEQAGLFVDDPSWSVGNSTLPGEAAASYAQYYHRFDHVFAAVEHGLVGDIRTGTELMPLVRRSELHDWLRPLGIDDGLFVRLTDGARPVCLLTGAARGDEAFGTRDRIRLTGELVGHLQQALRAREQLAALADRTGELAAALEVIRHGVGIVAADHLMIDHNSAAERILRREDGLALRSGRITATTAHAEEKLHCALAQALGAGLCAVRRGTTLTCVRPSGRRPYIVHVLPSYRSSGEQPRRPMALVLIVDPEDKPVPPAVLLRKLYGLTRAEAEIAIRVTDGAHLKDISQELSISLPTVRTHLQHAFDKTGTHRQADLVHLLLALSP
- a CDS encoding HNH endonuclease, with translation MAVSNSRRARAARRRKRRVAAVVNDLTDAQWETIKTAWGGCAYCGSTTGTLQRDCVMAISRGGRYTIDNVVPACVACNASKCNDEVTGWLRRKRLDERLFLERYVRLRAEVTAQTPKVQPE